A region from the Bactrocera dorsalis isolate Fly_Bdor chromosome 1, ASM2337382v1, whole genome shotgun sequence genome encodes:
- the LOC105227812 gene encoding ral GTPase-activating protein subunit beta isoform X6 gives MYSEWVSLSSQISADSCAAQSCSVLNKFPASAGREVTVSVVRQLASNLGITQNAEPSHLVRDEEVNWCMDVICFGLSLPLQEHETIKDCVNVYCEWLTALHPQPRISVPKPICEDANMYCRKIVSHFHNLFVPRQGEILPFIYQNTLGADTINRQAVLCHRVLRTLQQTAQISQTMDRKTWEALLLFLLAINEVLLAPPTVKDDVGDQLCERVLSVLFEVWLLACVRCFPSPSLWKTLQESCAMWRHRMTLIDQWNRVNLALTARLLEFTYGPAFPELKISEEDAQLIPADMTNDCVAQTWYRLLRTIGNPTALCSPHVISKSSHFMQWALTHDKGAETYQHPCLQALPQIFLKAIKGISNQVDAFLGIYRPPPHQAEDAITNLLDIRLSLNEATASSVTAGIHSFFHHGSNSALNSSGGGAPTVATNNAQQQQHHHHHHYHPHLHLHGAGQFLRDNFISGSASSALNAIMGHHGSASTPASAGAHTGTGSGSATGNTSGSGSQSAGVVGSITFGTPLNAVTTTTSASSSAVDGAQQSAPLPYSPTPPLQRRLAKSFSVAPALGNNNVNVTQQKALPSLGFENRPPLAVARPKCNSILHLFGEWLFEAAHIGGDAWFMNTKKQATEASKRPSSMIMENRKGSISLSQPNSLNDPNSLPPSLTIDKYESGRAEAIGTLCKIFCAKKTGEEILPVYLARFYMALQQCLKITEAKECDETLASILLNSSDLFRLDLNGVQVLLPGFISALEIVLPDKDLKIKTQAMHFNKTELRRASINILLSILTLPLHFQTLPIRDLTNESTERVISFIQLKPRLINILMNALQVETDAQNTHMLLGGLLLTVQDAVTFEETELVGTEHLHAASPTPCDTNLLSSACSERSASIASAGNSSLGGHSNATIGATGVVGGASAPLTAGTGGAAVGGGYAGRDNVSQHDFPSLTVSDDFPMELLQEFESASVYDNAHALFVRATYLVCHRLISSWKTDLNVSLAALELLSGLARLHIRDSARKFTTESLVKIEEPSQNLTIISTDALECKRAVKWICDYICYQCSRPPPAHSKDLHSTIVAAFQCTSAWLMQHPYLLQDKDCLQTVLEVVELGISGTKSVGKSGDIPKFKDEKELKPASMRVRDAAESLLTIILEQVGYFPGECGPESISSLLDEVALMKHCNSMPDSGAGSVGGTSITTEQAIAKFKYFVTENSTILALLEEPLGNAEDPQPTVTLLIRGPFGRHAWTMQLRHLPRSKSGTKYHAVNPGRPIPMNDTPQRIEFDQKFFPDGVEKVTPCVADYSIPTLEQIREQYGADNIRQLETMIENQSIDEKLAWAATDNSADSLSHAQESVPPAVCHEFQAARLFLSHFGFLTFEERNPNNPSESLGAPAQRPLIVLDTKRSQFAQELGMLDKLSARTYDTVHVFYVKSGQTTAQEIIGNMNDEHVRSLDAHFGNMLLTLGWPVDLEEHSGWTGLVSTSWSLKSSNQRDGDKQAHNRGNAAAGNNADLRFNGESKVLYWADVSSEIAFVVPTEWNMHCETDGSCLSLCSSHSSGDSLQSAASAGNVWARATDANAENAKTQKSRNLSLELDTKGGAGAKEPVPPTRRKTNAMKPSLQAQPPAKIFLVWLESFEDHLNFPIDDLLAYTRTGEETQTLQVPRASDCHVIYLHALQSGLLRVKLQGPTGRMSFATPLVDGMVLSRRVVGNLVRQTAHNMAKRRRLDNDNHQPPHVRRRLKVQDIVQKYKMDLSEPELLAHLFKSAI, from the exons atgtattCCGAATGGGTTTCACTTTCTTCACAAATCTCGGCCGATAGCTGTGCAGCGCAGTCTTGCAGTGTACTCAATAAATTCCCTGCCTCCGCAGGCCGTGAAGTAACAGTGTCAGTTGTACGTCAGTTAGCAAGTAATTTGGGAATTACTCAAAATGCTGAGCCGAGCCATTTAGTACGCGATGAAGAG GTTAACTGGTGTATGGATGTAATCTGTTTTGGTCTGTCACTACCATTGCAAGAACATGAGACCATAAAAGATTGCGTAAATGTTTACTGCGAATGGCTGACAGCTTTGCACCCACAGCCACGAATAAGTGTGCCAAAGCCCATATGCGAGGATGCAAACATGTACTGCAGGAAGATCGTCAGCCACTTTCATAACTTGTTTGTGCCACGCCAGGGGGAAA TCTTGCCATTTATATATCAAAATACGCTTG GTGCTGATACCATTAATCGTCAAGCAGTGCTATGCCACCGGGTCCTACGTACACTTCAGCAAACGGCACAAATCTCACAAACAATGGATCGGAAAACATGGGAAGCATTACTGCTCTTCTTGCTGGCCATCAATGAAGTACTGCTAGCGCCACCCACAGTCAAAGATGATGTTGGCGATCAACTATGCGAAAGGGTGTTATCTGTGCTCTTCGAAGTTTGGCTCTTAGCATGCGTGCGTTGTTTTCCTTCACCTTCATTGTGGAAAACACTGCAAGAGTCATGTGCCATGTGGCGTCATCGCATGACTTTGATTGATCAATGGAATCGCGTTAATCTCGCTTTAACTGCACGTCTGCTGGAATTTACATATGGTCCTGCCTTCCCAgaactaaaaatat ctgaAGAAGATGCACAGCTAATACCTGCAGACATGACTAATGACTGTGTGGCGCAGACTTGGTATCGTTTGTTGCGCACAATTGGCAATCCAACAGCATTATGCTCGCCTCATGTTATCAGCAAATCATCGCATTTTATGCAGTGGGCCCTCACGCATGACAAAGGTGCTGAAACTTATCAGCATCCGTGTTTGCAGGCGCTGCCACAAATATTTCTGAAAGCAATCAAAGGCATTTCCAATCAAGTTGACGCATTTCTGG GCATTTATCGACCACCGCCGCATCAAGCGGAAGACGCAATCACAAATTTACTTGATATTCGCCTCTCACTCAACGAGGCGACCGCCTCTTCGGTCACCGCGGGTATTCATAGTTTTTTCCATCACGGCAGTAATAGCGCACTAAACTCGAGCGGTGGCGGCGCACCTACCGTTGCCACAAacaatgcacaacaacaacagcaccacCATCATCATCACTATCATCCGCACTTGCATTTGCATGGTGCTGGGCAATTTCTGCGCGACAACTTCATCAGCGGTTCGGCCAGCTCAGCACTGAACGCCATTATGGGTCATCATGGCAGTGCGTCAACACCAGCGAGTGCTGGTGCTCATACTGGTACTGGAAGCGGCAGTGCAACGGGCAATACCAGCGGTAGTGGCAGCCAATCGGCTGGTGTTGTCGGTTCGATAACATTCGGTACGCCGTTGAATGCCGTTACCACTACCACATCGGCATCATCGTCGGCTGTAGATGGTGCACAACAAAGCGCGCCGTTGCCATATTCACCCACACCACCGTTGCAACGACGTTTGGCGAAGAGCTTTAGCGTGGCACCAGCACTGGGCAACAACAACGTTAATGTAACGCAACAAAAGG CGCTGCCTTCGCTGGGCTTCGAAAATCGCCCCCCTCTGGCTGTTGCGCGGCCCAAATGCAACAGCATTTTGCACTTATTCGGCGAATGGCTCTTCGAGGCGGCGCACATTGGTGGCGATGCTTGGTTTATGAACACAAAGA AACAAGCTACCGAGGCCAGCAAACGTCCGTCGTCTATGATCATGGAGAATCGTAAGGGCAGTATTTCGCTGTCACAACCGAATTCGTTGAATGATCCGAACAGCTTGCCGCCCTCGTTGACCATCGATAAGTATGAGTCGGGACGTGCGGAGGCTATAGGCACGTTGTGTAAGATATTTTGCGCTAAAAAGACTGGTGAGGAAATACTCCCCGTCTATTTGGCGCGTTTCTATATGGCGTTGCAGCAGTGCTTGAAAATAACCGAAGCTAAAGAGTGTGACGAAACATTGGCGAGCATTTTGTTGAACTCATCTGATCTATTTCGGCTTGATTTGAATGGCGTGCAAGTGCTATTGCCCGGTTTTATAAGCGCCCTGGAGATTGTTTTGCCAGATAAGGATTTGAAGATTAAAACTCAGGCAATGCATTTCAACAAAACCGAGCTGCGACGCGCATCGATTAATATATTGCTTTCAATTCTTACCTTACCGTTGCACTTTCAAACGCTACCCATACGCGATTTAACGAATGAGTCGACGGAACG CGTCATTTCTTTCATACAACTAAAGCCCCGCTTAATCAATATACTGATGAATGCCTTGCAAGTCGAAACTGATGCTCAGAACACGCACATGCTACTTGGCGGCCTGCTGCTGACTGTGCAGGATGCGGTCACCTTTGAGGAAACGGAATTGGTTGGCACCGAGCATTTGCATGCCGCCTCACCCACGCCGTGCGATACGAATCTACTGAGTTCGG CTTGCTCAGAACGTTCCGCATCGATAGCCAGCGCGGGCAACTCAAGTTTAGGTGGTCACAGCAATGCCACCATTGGTGCAACGGGCGTTGTTGGTGGCGCTAGCGCGCCCTTGACAGCCGGTACGGGCGGTGCTGCTGTTGGCGGTGGTTACGCTGGACGTGATAACGTATCACAACACGATTTCCCCAGCCTTACCGTATCTGATGATTTCCCCATGGAGTTGCTACAAGAATTTGAGAGTGCTTCAGTTTATG atAATGCGCACGCCTTATTCGTACGCGCCACCTATTTGGTCTGTCATCGTTTGATTTCGTCGTGGAAAACCGATTTGAATGTTTCATTAGCCGCCTTGGAATTGCTCTCCGGCTTAGCACGTCTACACATACGCGACTCAG CCAGGAAATTTACAACCG AATCCTTAGTTAAAATTGAAGAACCAAGTCAAAATTTAACTATAATATCCACAGACGCGTTAGAATGTAAGCGAGCGGTGAAATGGATCTGCGATTATATTTGTTATCAGTGCTCGCGTCCGCCACCAGCGCATAGCAAAGATTTGCACAGCACCATTGTGGCGGCCTTCCAATGCACCTCGGCTTGGTTGATGCAGCATCCGTACTTGTTGCAGGACAAGGATTGCCTACAAACGGTGTTGGAGGTAGTTGAGCTGGGCATATCGGGCACCAAGAGTGTCGGTAAAAGTGGTGACATACCGAAATTCAAGGACGAGAAGGAACTAAAGCCCGCCTCGATGCGTGTGCGTGATGCTGCCGAAAGTTTGCTTACAATCATACTCGAACAAGTCGGTTACTTCCCCGGTGAATGTGGTCCGGAGTCGATATCATCGTTGCTGGATGAGGTTGCGCTGATGAAGCACTGTAATTCAATGCCTGATAGTGGCGCTGGTAGCGTTGGTGGCACGTCCATAACAACCGAGCAGGCCATAGCGAAGTTCAAGTATTTCGTCACAGAGAATTCCACGATATTGGCGCTTTTGGAGGAGCCGCTTGGCAACGCTGAAGATCCACAGCCGACGGTGACAC TGCTTATACGCGGTCCCTTCGGTCGTCACGCTTGGACTATGCAATTGCGTCACTTGCCACGCAGCAAATCGGGCACGAAATATCACGCTGTCAATCCTGGCCGACCCATACCGATGAATGACACGCCGCAGCGCATCGAATTCGATCAGAAATTCTTTCCCGACGGTGTCGAAAAGGTGACACCCTGTGTTGCCGATTACTCCATACCGACGCTGGAACAAATCCGCGAGCAATATGGCGCCGACAACATACGCCAGTTGGAGACTATGATTGAGAATCAAAGTATTGACGAGAAGTTGGCCTGGGCCGCAACCGATAACAGTGCGGATAGTCTTTCGCATGCGCAGGAGAGTGTGCCGCCTGCGGTCTGTCACGAATTCCAGGCAGCGCGTCTCTTTCTCTCACATTTCGGCTTTTTAACTTTCGAGGAACGCAATCCGAACAATCCGTCGGAGTCGTTGGGCGCGCCGGCACAACGACCGCTCATCGTGCTCGATACGAAGCGTAGTCAATTTGCGCAGGAACTGGGCATGCTGGATAAATTGAGCGCGCGCACCTATGACACCGTGCATGTGTTCTACGTTAAATCGGGACAGACAACGGCACAAGAGATTATCGGCAATATGAATGATGAGCATGTGCGCAGCCTAGATGCGCACTTCGGCAATATGCTGTTAACTTTAG GCTGGCCCGTAGACTTGGAGGAACACTCCGGCTGGACTGGTTTGGTCAGCACATCGTGGTCGCTTAAAAGCTCCAATCAACGCGATGGCGACAAGCAAGCGCATAATCGTGGCAACGCAGCCGCAGGCAACAATGCTGACTTGCGCTTCAATGGCGAATCGAAGGTGCTCTACTGGGCCGACGTTAGCTCGGAAATCGCATTCGTCGTACCAACCGAATGGAATATGCATTGTGAAACCGATGGCAGCTGCCTTTCGCTCTGTTCGTCGCACTCCTCGGGCGATAGCTTGCAATCGGCCGCATCGGCAGGCAATGTGTGGGCGCGCGCCACCGATGCGAACGCCGAAAATGCTAAAACACAGAAATCACGTAATCTCTCTTTGGAACTGGACACTAAAGGCGGCGCTGGCGCAAAGGAACCAGTGCCGCCGACGCGTCGCAAAACCAATGCTATGAAGCCGTCATTACAGGCGCAGCCGCCAGCCAAAATATTTCTAGTTTGGTTGGAGTCGTTTGAGGATCACTTGAACTTTCCAATCG ATGACTTGCTGGCCTACACACGCACTGGCGAGGAGACGCAAACGCTGCAAGTGCCGCGCGCTAGCGACTGTCATGTTATATACCTACACGCCTTGCAGTCCGGCTTGTTGCGTGTGAAATTACAGGGGCCTACGGGACGTATGAGTTTCGCCACACCGCTGGTGGATGGCATGGTGCTGAGCCGTCGTGTGGTGGGCAATTTGGTGCGCCAGACTGCGCACAATATGGCCAAGCGTCGGCGCTTGGATAATGACAA CCACCAACCGCCTCACGTGCGCCGAAGACTCAAAGTACAGGACATTGTACAGAAATACAAAATGGATTTGAGTGAACCGGAATTGCTGGCACATCTCTTTAAAAGCGCCATCTAG
- the LOC105227812 gene encoding ral GTPase-activating protein subunit beta isoform X16, producing the protein MYSEWVSLSSQISADSCAAQSCSVLNKFPASAGREVTVSVVRQLASNLGITQNAEPSHLVRDEEVNWCMDVICFGLSLPLQEHETIKDCVNVYCEWLTALHPQPRISVPKPICEDANMYCRKIVSHFHNLFVPRQGESADTINRQAVLCHRVLRTLQQTAQISQTMDRKTWEALLLFLLAINEVLLAPPTVKDDVGDQLCERVLSVLFEVWLLACVRCFPSPSLWKTLQESCAMWRHRMTLIDQWNRVNLALTARLLEFTYGPAFPELKISEEDAQLIPADMTNDCVAQTWYRLLRTIGNPTALCSPHVISKSSHFMQWALTHDKGAETYQHPCLQALPQIFLKAIKGISNQVDAFLGIYRPPPHQAEDAITNLLDIRLSLNEATASSVTAGIHSFFHHGSNSALNSSGGGAPTVATNNAQQQQHHHHHHYHPHLHLHGAGQFLRDNFISGSASSALNAIMGHHGSASTPASAGAHTGTGSGSATGNTSGSGSQSAGVVGSITFGTPLNAVTTTTSASSSAVDGAQQSAPLPYSPTPPLQRRLAKSFSVAPALGNNNVNVTQQKGLSKAALIGITGARLSTTQAPLTPTSGPPSSNSLTSLPSLGFENRPPLAVARPKCNSILHLFGEWLFEAAHIGGDAWFMNTKKQATEASKRPSSMIMENRKGSISLSQPNSLNDPNSLPPSLTIDKYESGRAEAIGTLCKIFCAKKTGEEILPVYLARFYMALQQCLKITEAKECDETLASILLNSSDLFRLDLNGVQVLLPGFISALEIVLPDKDLKIKTQAMHFNKTELRRASINILLSILTLPLHFQTLPIRDLTNESTERVISFIQLKPRLINILMNALQVETDAQNTHMLLGGLLLTVQDAVTFEETELVGTEHLHAASPTPCDTNLLSSACSERSASIASAGNSSLGGHSNATIGATGVVGGASAPLTAGTGGAAVGGGYAGRDNVSQHDFPSLTVSDDFPMELLQEFESASVYDNAHALFVRATYLVCHRLISSWKTDLNVSLAALELLSGLARLHIRDSDALECKRAVKWICDYICYQCSRPPPAHSKDLHSTIVAAFQCTSAWLMQHPYLLQDKDCLQTVLEVVELGISGTKSVGKSGDIPKFKDEKELKPASMRVRDAAESLLTIILEQVGYFPGECGPESISSLLDEVALMKHCNSMPDSGAGSVGGTSITTEQAIAKFKYFVTENSTILALLEEPLGNAEDPQPTVTLLIRGPFGRHAWTMQLRHLPRSKSGTKYHAVNPGRPIPMNDTPQRIEFDQKFFPDGVEKVTPCVADYSIPTLEQIREQYGADNIRQLETMIENQSIDEKLAWAATDNSADSLSHAQESVPPAVCHEFQAARLFLSHFGFLTFEERNPNNPSESLGAPAQRPLIVLDTKRSQFAQELGMLDKLSARTYDTVHVFYVKSGQTTAQEIIGNMNDEHVRSLDAHFGNMLLTLGWPVDLEEHSGWTGLVSTSWSLKSSNQRDGDKQAHNRGNAAAGNNADLRFNGESKVLYWADVSSEIAFVVPTEWNMHCETDGSCLSLCSSHSSGDSLQSAASAGNVWARATDANAENAKTQKSRNLSLELDTKGGAGAKEPVPPTRRKTNAMKPSLQAQPPAKIFLVWLESFEDHLNFPIDDLLAYTRTGEETQTLQVPRASDCHVIYLHALQSGLLRVKLQGPTGRMSFATPLVDGMVLSRRVVGNLVRQTAHNMAKRRRLDNDNHQPPHVRRRLKVQDIVQKYKMDLSEPELLAHLFKSAI; encoded by the exons atgtattCCGAATGGGTTTCACTTTCTTCACAAATCTCGGCCGATAGCTGTGCAGCGCAGTCTTGCAGTGTACTCAATAAATTCCCTGCCTCCGCAGGCCGTGAAGTAACAGTGTCAGTTGTACGTCAGTTAGCAAGTAATTTGGGAATTACTCAAAATGCTGAGCCGAGCCATTTAGTACGCGATGAAGAG GTTAACTGGTGTATGGATGTAATCTGTTTTGGTCTGTCACTACCATTGCAAGAACATGAGACCATAAAAGATTGCGTAAATGTTTACTGCGAATGGCTGACAGCTTTGCACCCACAGCCACGAATAAGTGTGCCAAAGCCCATATGCGAGGATGCAAACATGTACTGCAGGAAGATCGTCAGCCACTTTCATAACTTGTTTGTGCCACGCCAGGGGGAAA GTGCTGATACCATTAATCGTCAAGCAGTGCTATGCCACCGGGTCCTACGTACACTTCAGCAAACGGCACAAATCTCACAAACAATGGATCGGAAAACATGGGAAGCATTACTGCTCTTCTTGCTGGCCATCAATGAAGTACTGCTAGCGCCACCCACAGTCAAAGATGATGTTGGCGATCAACTATGCGAAAGGGTGTTATCTGTGCTCTTCGAAGTTTGGCTCTTAGCATGCGTGCGTTGTTTTCCTTCACCTTCATTGTGGAAAACACTGCAAGAGTCATGTGCCATGTGGCGTCATCGCATGACTTTGATTGATCAATGGAATCGCGTTAATCTCGCTTTAACTGCACGTCTGCTGGAATTTACATATGGTCCTGCCTTCCCAgaactaaaaatat ctgaAGAAGATGCACAGCTAATACCTGCAGACATGACTAATGACTGTGTGGCGCAGACTTGGTATCGTTTGTTGCGCACAATTGGCAATCCAACAGCATTATGCTCGCCTCATGTTATCAGCAAATCATCGCATTTTATGCAGTGGGCCCTCACGCATGACAAAGGTGCTGAAACTTATCAGCATCCGTGTTTGCAGGCGCTGCCACAAATATTTCTGAAAGCAATCAAAGGCATTTCCAATCAAGTTGACGCATTTCTGG GCATTTATCGACCACCGCCGCATCAAGCGGAAGACGCAATCACAAATTTACTTGATATTCGCCTCTCACTCAACGAGGCGACCGCCTCTTCGGTCACCGCGGGTATTCATAGTTTTTTCCATCACGGCAGTAATAGCGCACTAAACTCGAGCGGTGGCGGCGCACCTACCGTTGCCACAAacaatgcacaacaacaacagcaccacCATCATCATCACTATCATCCGCACTTGCATTTGCATGGTGCTGGGCAATTTCTGCGCGACAACTTCATCAGCGGTTCGGCCAGCTCAGCACTGAACGCCATTATGGGTCATCATGGCAGTGCGTCAACACCAGCGAGTGCTGGTGCTCATACTGGTACTGGAAGCGGCAGTGCAACGGGCAATACCAGCGGTAGTGGCAGCCAATCGGCTGGTGTTGTCGGTTCGATAACATTCGGTACGCCGTTGAATGCCGTTACCACTACCACATCGGCATCATCGTCGGCTGTAGATGGTGCACAACAAAGCGCGCCGTTGCCATATTCACCCACACCACCGTTGCAACGACGTTTGGCGAAGAGCTTTAGCGTGGCACCAGCACTGGGCAACAACAACGTTAATGTAACGCAACAAAAGG GCTTGAGCAAAGCCGCGCTTATCGGCATAACCGGTGCACGTTTGTCCACAACGCAAGCACCACTCACACCCACGTCTGGTCCGCCATCCTCTAATAGCCTAACAT CGCTGCCTTCGCTGGGCTTCGAAAATCGCCCCCCTCTGGCTGTTGCGCGGCCCAAATGCAACAGCATTTTGCACTTATTCGGCGAATGGCTCTTCGAGGCGGCGCACATTGGTGGCGATGCTTGGTTTATGAACACAAAGA AACAAGCTACCGAGGCCAGCAAACGTCCGTCGTCTATGATCATGGAGAATCGTAAGGGCAGTATTTCGCTGTCACAACCGAATTCGTTGAATGATCCGAACAGCTTGCCGCCCTCGTTGACCATCGATAAGTATGAGTCGGGACGTGCGGAGGCTATAGGCACGTTGTGTAAGATATTTTGCGCTAAAAAGACTGGTGAGGAAATACTCCCCGTCTATTTGGCGCGTTTCTATATGGCGTTGCAGCAGTGCTTGAAAATAACCGAAGCTAAAGAGTGTGACGAAACATTGGCGAGCATTTTGTTGAACTCATCTGATCTATTTCGGCTTGATTTGAATGGCGTGCAAGTGCTATTGCCCGGTTTTATAAGCGCCCTGGAGATTGTTTTGCCAGATAAGGATTTGAAGATTAAAACTCAGGCAATGCATTTCAACAAAACCGAGCTGCGACGCGCATCGATTAATATATTGCTTTCAATTCTTACCTTACCGTTGCACTTTCAAACGCTACCCATACGCGATTTAACGAATGAGTCGACGGAACG CGTCATTTCTTTCATACAACTAAAGCCCCGCTTAATCAATATACTGATGAATGCCTTGCAAGTCGAAACTGATGCTCAGAACACGCACATGCTACTTGGCGGCCTGCTGCTGACTGTGCAGGATGCGGTCACCTTTGAGGAAACGGAATTGGTTGGCACCGAGCATTTGCATGCCGCCTCACCCACGCCGTGCGATACGAATCTACTGAGTTCGG CTTGCTCAGAACGTTCCGCATCGATAGCCAGCGCGGGCAACTCAAGTTTAGGTGGTCACAGCAATGCCACCATTGGTGCAACGGGCGTTGTTGGTGGCGCTAGCGCGCCCTTGACAGCCGGTACGGGCGGTGCTGCTGTTGGCGGTGGTTACGCTGGACGTGATAACGTATCACAACACGATTTCCCCAGCCTTACCGTATCTGATGATTTCCCCATGGAGTTGCTACAAGAATTTGAGAGTGCTTCAGTTTATG atAATGCGCACGCCTTATTCGTACGCGCCACCTATTTGGTCTGTCATCGTTTGATTTCGTCGTGGAAAACCGATTTGAATGTTTCATTAGCCGCCTTGGAATTGCTCTCCGGCTTAGCACGTCTACACATACGCGACTCAG ACGCGTTAGAATGTAAGCGAGCGGTGAAATGGATCTGCGATTATATTTGTTATCAGTGCTCGCGTCCGCCACCAGCGCATAGCAAAGATTTGCACAGCACCATTGTGGCGGCCTTCCAATGCACCTCGGCTTGGTTGATGCAGCATCCGTACTTGTTGCAGGACAAGGATTGCCTACAAACGGTGTTGGAGGTAGTTGAGCTGGGCATATCGGGCACCAAGAGTGTCGGTAAAAGTGGTGACATACCGAAATTCAAGGACGAGAAGGAACTAAAGCCCGCCTCGATGCGTGTGCGTGATGCTGCCGAAAGTTTGCTTACAATCATACTCGAACAAGTCGGTTACTTCCCCGGTGAATGTGGTCCGGAGTCGATATCATCGTTGCTGGATGAGGTTGCGCTGATGAAGCACTGTAATTCAATGCCTGATAGTGGCGCTGGTAGCGTTGGTGGCACGTCCATAACAACCGAGCAGGCCATAGCGAAGTTCAAGTATTTCGTCACAGAGAATTCCACGATATTGGCGCTTTTGGAGGAGCCGCTTGGCAACGCTGAAGATCCACAGCCGACGGTGACAC TGCTTATACGCGGTCCCTTCGGTCGTCACGCTTGGACTATGCAATTGCGTCACTTGCCACGCAGCAAATCGGGCACGAAATATCACGCTGTCAATCCTGGCCGACCCATACCGATGAATGACACGCCGCAGCGCATCGAATTCGATCAGAAATTCTTTCCCGACGGTGTCGAAAAGGTGACACCCTGTGTTGCCGATTACTCCATACCGACGCTGGAACAAATCCGCGAGCAATATGGCGCCGACAACATACGCCAGTTGGAGACTATGATTGAGAATCAAAGTATTGACGAGAAGTTGGCCTGGGCCGCAACCGATAACAGTGCGGATAGTCTTTCGCATGCGCAGGAGAGTGTGCCGCCTGCGGTCTGTCACGAATTCCAGGCAGCGCGTCTCTTTCTCTCACATTTCGGCTTTTTAACTTTCGAGGAACGCAATCCGAACAATCCGTCGGAGTCGTTGGGCGCGCCGGCACAACGACCGCTCATCGTGCTCGATACGAAGCGTAGTCAATTTGCGCAGGAACTGGGCATGCTGGATAAATTGAGCGCGCGCACCTATGACACCGTGCATGTGTTCTACGTTAAATCGGGACAGACAACGGCACAAGAGATTATCGGCAATATGAATGATGAGCATGTGCGCAGCCTAGATGCGCACTTCGGCAATATGCTGTTAACTTTAG GCTGGCCCGTAGACTTGGAGGAACACTCCGGCTGGACTGGTTTGGTCAGCACATCGTGGTCGCTTAAAAGCTCCAATCAACGCGATGGCGACAAGCAAGCGCATAATCGTGGCAACGCAGCCGCAGGCAACAATGCTGACTTGCGCTTCAATGGCGAATCGAAGGTGCTCTACTGGGCCGACGTTAGCTCGGAAATCGCATTCGTCGTACCAACCGAATGGAATATGCATTGTGAAACCGATGGCAGCTGCCTTTCGCTCTGTTCGTCGCACTCCTCGGGCGATAGCTTGCAATCGGCCGCATCGGCAGGCAATGTGTGGGCGCGCGCCACCGATGCGAACGCCGAAAATGCTAAAACACAGAAATCACGTAATCTCTCTTTGGAACTGGACACTAAAGGCGGCGCTGGCGCAAAGGAACCAGTGCCGCCGACGCGTCGCAAAACCAATGCTATGAAGCCGTCATTACAGGCGCAGCCGCCAGCCAAAATATTTCTAGTTTGGTTGGAGTCGTTTGAGGATCACTTGAACTTTCCAATCG ATGACTTGCTGGCCTACACACGCACTGGCGAGGAGACGCAAACGCTGCAAGTGCCGCGCGCTAGCGACTGTCATGTTATATACCTACACGCCTTGCAGTCCGGCTTGTTGCGTGTGAAATTACAGGGGCCTACGGGACGTATGAGTTTCGCCACACCGCTGGTGGATGGCATGGTGCTGAGCCGTCGTGTGGTGGGCAATTTGGTGCGCCAGACTGCGCACAATATGGCCAAGCGTCGGCGCTTGGATAATGACAA CCACCAACCGCCTCACGTGCGCCGAAGACTCAAAGTACAGGACATTGTACAGAAATACAAAATGGATTTGAGTGAACCGGAATTGCTGGCACATCTCTTTAAAAGCGCCATCTAG